One part of the Tunicatimonas pelagia genome encodes these proteins:
- a CDS encoding curli production assembly/transport component CsgF: protein MKTFVFLITTLVLNVLSSQAQDFVYRPTNPAFGGDTFNYQWLLSSATAQNGFEDPDAALGRQERDPLEDFQQDLNRRLLSDLSRSLVGDQFGEEGLEEGVFEVGIFQIEVFEGADGVSITILDTSTGDQTTVTVPEF from the coding sequence ATGAAAACCTTTGTATTCCTTATTACGACACTAGTACTCAATGTACTTTCAAGTCAGGCTCAAGATTTTGTTTATCGCCCCACAAATCCAGCTTTCGGGGGCGATACCTTCAACTACCAGTGGCTGCTTAGCTCGGCAACGGCTCAGAACGGTTTTGAAGACCCGGATGCTGCATTGGGTCGGCAAGAACGTGATCCACTCGAGGACTTTCAGCAGGATCTTAACCGTCGCCTGCTTAGCGATCTGTCTCGCTCGCTGGTCGGCGATCAATTTGGCGAGGAAGGGTTGGAAGAAGGAGTCTTTGAAGTAGGTATCTTCCAGATTGAAGTCTTTGAAGGAGCCGATGGCGTGAGCATCACCATCCTGGATACCTCTACCGGAGATCAAACCACTGTTACTGTGCCCGAATTTTGA
- a CDS encoding CsgE family curli-type amyloid fiber assembly protein → MHAKPTIRLRLVILAIGLLFTLLALTGCFVAAVSQSLPSKADSLAEQNTLMLRAVRAIKEQAEANELRDPTMEIDGLIISETLTKIGVDFYDLFYQRWVAPPSASGYEVRIEELPAPGFGTLVVVKVNETTVFQRILQPRYDQLEASADLAVSLTQRHVNDQQRLTQQLYEEDQQGTGIY, encoded by the coding sequence ATGCACGCCAAACCTACTATACGTTTGAGGCTAGTCATACTAGCGATTGGGCTTCTCTTCACTCTGTTAGCCCTTACCGGGTGCTTTGTGGCAGCAGTAAGTCAATCCTTACCGTCAAAAGCTGATTCTTTAGCCGAGCAGAATACTTTAATGCTACGAGCGGTGCGGGCAATAAAAGAACAGGCTGAAGCTAACGAATTGCGTGACCCCACAATGGAAATCGATGGGCTGATCATTAGTGAGACGCTTACCAAGATCGGGGTAGATTTCTACGACTTGTTCTACCAACGCTGGGTGGCGCCCCCGTCAGCCAGTGGCTACGAAGTGCGAATTGAAGAACTACCCGCCCCGGGCTTTGGCACGCTGGTGGTGGTTAAGGTCAACGAGACCACCGTTTTTCAACGGATACTTCAGCCCCGTTACGACCAACTGGAAGCCAGTGCGGATCTGGCCGTCTCCCTCACCCAGCGACACGTGAACGATCAGCAGCGGCTTACCCAGCAACTCTACGAAGAAGACCAACAAGGCACCGGTATTTATTAA